From a region of the Salinispira pacifica genome:
- a CDS encoding beta-ketoacyl-[acyl-carrier-protein] synthase family protein — MNKQRIVITGMATINPLGDTVEEYYQNLLAGKSGVKKWESLDLAKCENRVGGDLGDYDTKAALERLKEGIGEAKFKKLRKLFRSATFSSKTAVLTSQNAWLDAGLEGVEIDPYITMVVVAGHNLNSKYINRLSKQYEEEPEYMDPLSSVEAIDNNVPALISEVLKVHGPSYTVGGACASGNLALRDAVRDIRSGEVERAVVTGALFDVAEPDIQASVIINSVVMDKELNEHPETACRPFDTRRNGFVYSHGSAALVVESLESALARGAHIHAEVLSVRANANANHLPMPGAQHQAWVMRKVLEDAGVKPGQVEYANCHATGTPAGDKQEIYALREVFGDHLKEMKINAPKSMLGHTCWASPLVETIGGIMQMNNSRLHPTINVDAQDPEIEADVCADGPVDWEVNYMLKNSFGFGGLNCCSLIKKWEGA, encoded by the coding sequence ATGAACAAACAGCGCATAGTGATCACCGGGATGGCAACAATTAATCCCCTGGGTGACACCGTTGAAGAGTATTATCAGAACCTTCTGGCCGGTAAATCCGGTGTGAAGAAATGGGAGTCCCTGGATCTGGCCAAATGTGAGAACAGAGTGGGCGGGGATCTGGGCGATTACGATACCAAGGCGGCTCTGGAGCGGCTGAAAGAGGGAATCGGCGAGGCGAAGTTCAAGAAGCTTCGCAAACTGTTCCGCTCTGCAACCTTTTCCTCCAAAACCGCAGTGCTCACATCCCAGAATGCCTGGCTTGATGCCGGACTGGAAGGGGTTGAAATTGACCCCTACATAACCATGGTGGTGGTTGCAGGGCATAACCTGAACTCAAAGTATATCAACCGATTGAGCAAACAGTATGAGGAAGAGCCCGAGTACATGGATCCCCTCAGTTCGGTGGAAGCCATCGATAATAACGTTCCCGCCCTCATCTCCGAGGTCCTTAAAGTTCACGGCCCCAGCTACACGGTGGGTGGAGCCTGTGCAAGCGGCAATCTGGCATTGCGGGATGCAGTACGGGATATCAGATCAGGCGAAGTTGAACGGGCGGTTGTGACCGGAGCCCTCTTCGATGTTGCGGAGCCGGACATTCAGGCTTCGGTGATCATCAACTCGGTGGTAATGGACAAGGAGTTGAACGAGCATCCGGAAACGGCCTGCCGTCCTTTCGATACCCGGCGCAACGGTTTTGTGTACAGCCACGGCTCAGCCGCTTTGGTGGTGGAGAGTCTGGAATCCGCCCTGGCGCGGGGTGCACACATCCACGCCGAGGTGCTTTCGGTGCGGGCGAACGCCAATGCGAACCACCTTCCCATGCCCGGCGCCCAGCACCAGGCATGGGTCATGCGGAAGGTACTGGAAGATGCGGGGGTGAAGCCCGGGCAGGTTGAGTACGCGAACTGCCATGCCACGGGTACGCCCGCCGGAGATAAGCAGGAGATATACGCACTCAGGGAAGTATTCGGCGATCACCTGAAGGAAATGAAAATCAACGCCCCCAAATCCATGCTGGGCCACACCTGTTGGGCAAGCCCTCTTGTTGAGACCATCGGAGGAATCATGCAGATGAACAATTCCCGGCTTCATCCCACCATCAACGTGGATGCACAGGATCCGGAAATTGAAGCTGATGTGTGCGCCGACGGACCAGTGGATTGGGAAGTAAATTATATGCTGAAAAACTCCTTCGGCTT
- a CDS encoding phosphate acyltransferase: MRLEEFFVPPVKRRVAVPFPYEPALLETTSAAAVEGWAEFLFIGETAKIEELASAAGMDPGHYRCIESTREDEACSLAAEALRDGLADLAMKGAVHTANFSRAIFYKEYGLVEPGRLASHIGACELPGFKKILFLTDCAINISPDYDDKLIILKNALETLRGLGVKVPKVALVAPVETVNRKIPATVDADRMVQDYNEGLLTEELGPAVIEGPFGLDVALSAEAARTKGIESRVAGDADILLFPDLNTGNAVYKAFTYAAGGTIAGNLIGPRSPVVLTSRADDNRTKLLSLKMGVSLIPPA, from the coding sequence ATGCGACTTGAAGAATTTTTTGTACCTCCGGTGAAACGCCGCGTTGCGGTACCCTTTCCCTATGAGCCGGCACTCCTGGAAACCACTTCAGCCGCAGCCGTGGAGGGTTGGGCGGAATTCCTGTTCATCGGTGAAACGGCGAAAATAGAAGAACTTGCCTCGGCGGCGGGAATGGATCCGGGCCATTACCGCTGCATAGAATCCACCCGGGAGGATGAAGCCTGCTCCCTTGCCGCAGAAGCTCTCCGGGACGGTCTGGCGGATCTTGCCATGAAAGGTGCGGTGCATACGGCAAATTTCAGCAGAGCGATTTTCTACAAGGAGTACGGACTGGTCGAGCCCGGCCGACTTGCCAGCCACATAGGCGCCTGCGAGCTGCCGGGATTCAAAAAAATTCTGTTTCTCACCGACTGTGCCATAAATATCAGCCCGGATTATGATGATAAACTGATTATTCTCAAAAATGCCCTGGAAACCCTCCGGGGACTGGGAGTGAAGGTTCCGAAAGTAGCTCTGGTTGCTCCGGTTGAAACGGTGAACCGGAAGATACCGGCAACCGTGGATGCTGACAGAATGGTGCAGGATTATAATGAGGGCCTTCTCACTGAAGAGCTGGGTCCAGCGGTGATCGAGGGTCCCTTCGGGCTGGATGTTGCCCTGTCCGCCGAGGCAGCCAGGACGAAGGGAATCGAAAGCAGGGTAGCCGGTGATGCGGATATTCTTCTTTTCCCGGATCTGAATACCGGGAATGCGGTGTATAAGGCTTTCACCTACGCCGCAGGGGGAACCATTGCCGGGAATCTCATCGGACCGCGGTCTCCGGTGGTGCTCACGTCCAGGGCGGATGATAACAGAACCAAGCTGCTCTCCCTGAAAATGGGGGTAAGCCTGATTCCCCCTGCCTGA
- a CDS encoding GNAT family N-acetyltransferase: MAIEVRPVEGKKDFKKFLNFPYKVYRAKTGEPGGHYDAWVPPLDMDMKHMFDRKHNGLFDHAELQEYLAYRNGAVAGRIVAIVDHAFCEYQNTKTGFVGFFEAYDDVDVAKALFSTAEDWVRSKGMARVIGPINGSTNYQLGNQIDSFDTLPVIEMPYSPPYYGKLYEAAGYAKDQDLYSYKMKTTLKLSDKITRVAELARKRSKVEIRTVEMKNWDRDVNYVREIWDDAWRDNWGYVPWNKSEFDQLADGLKMAIDPKITLFAYVDGKPVGFAFPIPDLNPVFHGMNGKLLPFGIFKLLAGKKKADSIRIAAFGVRKEYQNKGIDALFVYELYTRGVKQGVRGAEFSWILESNLHLRNLLENWGAEHYRTHRVYGKEL; the protein is encoded by the coding sequence ATGGCCATAGAGGTGCGCCCCGTTGAGGGGAAAAAGGATTTTAAGAAATTTCTGAACTTCCCGTATAAGGTATACCGGGCGAAGACCGGTGAGCCCGGCGGACACTACGACGCCTGGGTCCCTCCTCTGGATATGGACATGAAGCACATGTTCGACCGGAAACACAACGGGCTTTTTGATCACGCAGAGCTGCAGGAGTACCTCGCCTACCGGAATGGAGCCGTTGCCGGAAGGATTGTGGCAATCGTGGATCATGCCTTCTGTGAATATCAGAATACCAAAACCGGCTTTGTGGGATTTTTTGAAGCCTATGATGATGTGGATGTGGCCAAAGCATTGTTCAGCACGGCGGAAGACTGGGTGCGCAGCAAGGGAATGGCCCGGGTTATCGGCCCGATTAACGGGTCCACCAATTATCAGCTGGGCAATCAGATAGACAGTTTCGACACCCTGCCGGTGATCGAGATGCCCTATTCTCCGCCCTATTACGGAAAACTGTATGAAGCCGCGGGCTACGCAAAAGACCAGGATCTGTATTCCTACAAAATGAAAACCACCCTCAAGCTCAGCGATAAAATCACCAGGGTGGCTGAGCTTGCCCGTAAGCGCAGCAAGGTGGAAATCAGAACGGTTGAAATGAAGAATTGGGACCGGGATGTGAATTATGTACGGGAAATCTGGGACGATGCCTGGCGGGACAATTGGGGATACGTACCCTGGAACAAGTCGGAGTTTGATCAACTGGCCGACGGACTGAAAATGGCCATCGACCCCAAGATCACCCTTTTTGCGTATGTTGACGGCAAGCCGGTTGGGTTTGCATTTCCCATTCCCGATCTGAATCCCGTGTTCCACGGCATGAACGGGAAGCTTCTGCCCTTCGGAATTTTCAAGCTTCTGGCAGGAAAAAAGAAGGCGGACAGTATCCGCATTGCCGCTTTCGGCGTGCGAAAAGAGTACCAGAATAAAGGAATTGATGCCCTTTTTGTGTATGAACTGTACACCAGAGGAGTAAAGCAGGGGGTGCGGGGGGCAGAATTCAGCTGGATTCTGGAATCCAATCTCCATCTCCGGAATCTTCTGGAAAACTGGGGTGCGGAGCATTACCGGACCCACCGGGTATACGGCAAAGAATTGTAA
- the buk gene encoding butyrate kinase: MSSAPSVEPDTRQIILVINPGSTSTKLALYEMEGVNLRELEEQSISHQPGEIQSFTAVADQADFRTRAAEEFLSASWKHQGLENDGALQAVIGRGGLLAPLAGGVYRVSSYMLGDLSSGVYGEHASNLGGIIARKIADSAPGRYSPGDGGPVEAYIADPVVVDELMDEARPSGLPGMDRRSIFHALNQKACARKIAGRLKRRYEDCNFIVAHMGGGISVGAHRQGRVVDVNNALDGDGPFSPERCGGLPAGQLMEEVIRSYAETGGVPAIHDPVHRELKKRLVGRGGLVAYLGHSDLRKIQEENSSSGKAGNREYSSELIINSMIHQIAKEVAQHGATLQGDVDGIILTGGLAHSSRIIRGLEAKLSWLGKIFVIPGEGEMEALAENARAALRGDRELKEYDPDQPRQDQKHRQEDR, encoded by the coding sequence ATGAGTTCTGCACCGTCTGTGGAACCGGACACCAGACAGATAATACTGGTAATCAACCCCGGTTCCACCAGCACCAAGCTTGCCCTCTATGAAATGGAAGGCGTGAATCTGCGGGAGCTGGAAGAGCAAAGTATCAGCCACCAGCCCGGGGAGATACAAAGTTTTACAGCCGTGGCCGATCAGGCCGATTTCCGGACCAGGGCTGCGGAGGAGTTTCTCTCCGCTTCCTGGAAACACCAGGGGCTGGAAAACGATGGCGCATTACAAGCGGTCATCGGCCGGGGAGGCCTGCTGGCCCCCCTGGCCGGAGGTGTCTACCGGGTGAGTTCCTATATGCTCGGGGATCTCTCCTCGGGCGTATACGGCGAGCATGCAAGCAATCTGGGGGGGATCATTGCGCGAAAAATCGCAGATTCAGCTCCCGGACGCTACAGCCCCGGGGACGGTGGGCCCGTGGAGGCATATATTGCCGATCCGGTGGTGGTGGATGAGCTGATGGATGAGGCGCGCCCCAGCGGACTGCCGGGGATGGACCGTCGCAGCATTTTTCATGCACTGAACCAGAAAGCCTGCGCCCGGAAGATCGCCGGAAGGCTCAAACGGCGTTACGAGGACTGCAATTTCATCGTTGCGCATATGGGCGGAGGTATATCCGTGGGGGCTCACCGGCAGGGCCGGGTGGTTGATGTGAACAATGCCTTAGATGGAGATGGGCCCTTCTCCCCGGAACGCTGCGGAGGTCTGCCTGCCGGCCAGCTCATGGAAGAAGTGATCCGCAGCTATGCCGAAACCGGCGGAGTTCCGGCGATTCACGATCCGGTGCATCGGGAATTAAAAAAGCGGCTGGTGGGCCGGGGAGGCCTGGTAGCCTACCTGGGGCACAGCGATCTCCGGAAAATCCAGGAGGAAAACTCCTCATCCGGCAAAGCCGGGAACCGGGAGTACTCCAGCGAACTGATTATCAATTCCATGATTCACCAGATTGCCAAAGAGGTGGCCCAGCATGGAGCAACCCTCCAGGGCGATGTGGACGGAATTATCCTCACCGGCGGCCTTGCTCACAGCAGCCGCATTATCCGCGGACTGGAGGCGAAGCTTTCCTGGCTGGGGAAAATTTTCGTGATTCCCGGAGAGGGGGAAATGGAGGCTCTGGCGGAAAACGCCCGGGCAGCGCTCAGAGGGGATCGTGAGCTGAAGGAGTATGACCCAGATCAGCCCCGCCAGGATCAGAAGCACCGGCAGGAAGACCGGTAA
- a CDS encoding ACP S-malonyltransferase produces MSTVFLFPGQGAQYPGMARDLYEGSDEVKNLFSTASGVLNKDMAGLLFDGSEEDLKSTDNTQAAVTLANISASAVLKEKGVTPAAVMGFSVGEYAALHEAGVLDTETLFRVVQIRGEVMEKGARKADTAAGPSAMSAVLGLPFEEARDVVSPMAGQGVFIANHSSPTQIVIAGTSQGLDAAEAALNDAGAMKVVRLKVSGPFHSPLLEDARTEFEERIGEFTFHDPRLPLISNVSATPIENGEQARKRAGEQIVSMVRWVDSEQYLLDKGFITGGEHDLVIEAGPGKVLCGLWKSFYKGLRGKPAGTLEAIEKILQG; encoded by the coding sequence ATGAGTACGGTTTTTCTATTCCCCGGCCAGGGAGCTCAGTATCCGGGTATGGCGCGGGATCTATATGAAGGAAGCGATGAAGTTAAAAATCTTTTTTCCACCGCCTCAGGGGTGCTGAATAAAGATATGGCCGGGCTTCTTTTCGACGGAAGCGAAGAGGACTTGAAGTCCACTGACAACACCCAGGCGGCGGTGACCCTTGCAAATATTTCCGCTTCGGCGGTTCTCAAGGAAAAGGGCGTTACTCCCGCAGCGGTAATGGGATTTTCCGTAGGTGAGTATGCAGCCCTTCATGAAGCTGGAGTGCTGGATACCGAAACCCTGTTCCGCGTGGTTCAGATCCGCGGCGAGGTGATGGAAAAAGGAGCCCGAAAGGCCGACACTGCAGCCGGCCCCAGCGCAATGAGCGCCGTTCTTGGCCTGCCCTTCGAGGAAGCCCGTGATGTGGTATCTCCCATGGCCGGGCAGGGGGTGTTCATCGCCAACCACAGCTCTCCCACCCAGATTGTGATTGCAGGAACTTCCCAGGGACTGGATGCCGCAGAGGCCGCGCTGAACGATGCCGGTGCCATGAAGGTTGTACGCCTGAAAGTCAGCGGCCCGTTTCATTCCCCTCTGCTGGAAGATGCCAGGACAGAATTCGAGGAGCGGATCGGGGAGTTCACCTTTCATGATCCCCGGCTGCCCCTGATTTCCAATGTAAGCGCCACGCCAATCGAAAACGGAGAACAGGCCAGGAAACGGGCCGGTGAGCAGATTGTGTCCATGGTTCGATGGGTGGATTCAGAACAATATCTGCTGGATAAGGGCTTTATTACCGGCGGGGAGCATGATCTGGTAATTGAAGCGGGGCCGGGAAAAGTGCTTTGTGGACTTTGGAAATCTTTTTACAAGGGACTGAGGGGAAAACCCGCAGGAACCCTCGAGGCGATAGAGAAAATTCTCCAGGGCTGA
- a CDS encoding 2-oxoacid:acceptor oxidoreductase family protein translates to MILSQKEIGSPVVDYPNSLIAMNRPSLLQFVDKVQSGGLIIVNSSVVQDKVERDDLRVIYVPATDMAKDAGLINAANMIVLTLYLLEKEVVDIETLKAVVPLSLKKKEYLDINLRLIEKAAEYHREYKD, encoded by the coding sequence GTGATCCTTTCTCAAAAGGAGATCGGCAGTCCCGTTGTGGATTATCCCAACAGTCTGATCGCCATGAACCGACCCAGCCTGCTTCAGTTTGTGGATAAGGTTCAGTCCGGCGGACTGATCATCGTGAATTCCTCGGTGGTGCAGGACAAGGTTGAGCGGGATGATCTGCGGGTAATTTACGTTCCGGCAACAGATATGGCCAAGGATGCGGGATTGATAAACGCCGCAAACATGATTGTGCTCACCCTCTATCTGCTTGAAAAAGAGGTGGTTGATATAGAAACCCTGAAAGCTGTTGTACCCCTGAGTCTGAAAAAGAAGGAATATCTGGATATCAACCTCAGGCTGATAGAGAAGGCCGCTGAATATCACCGGGAATATAAAGACTGA